One window of the Gemmatimonadota bacterium genome contains the following:
- a CDS encoding ParA family protein, with amino-acid sequence MARIIAVANQKGGVGKTTTAVNLAAALAAAEQRTLLIDADPQGNATSGLGVDRGEIKRTTYDALLALAPTRDAIIRSVQFRSLDLMPATADLAAAEIELVDVEHREHAMRRALDQVRDDYDFVLIDCPPSLGLITVNMLATANGVLIPLQCEYFALEGLSQLLNTIQLVQRALNELLVVDGVLLTMYDARLNLSRQVAGDARAYFGPKVFDAVIPRNVRLAEAPSFGKPIIVYDVGSVGAVAYLSAAKEVIQRLGTHVSAGADDKPRQA; translated from the coding sequence GTGGCAAGAATCATCGCCGTCGCAAACCAGAAGGGAGGCGTCGGCAAGACTACCACCGCTGTGAACCTGGCAGCAGCGCTCGCCGCAGCCGAACAGCGAACACTGCTCATCGACGCGGATCCGCAGGGGAACGCGACCAGCGGACTCGGCGTCGACAGAGGCGAGATCAAGCGCACCACGTACGATGCACTGCTGGCCCTCGCTCCCACACGCGACGCCATCATTCGCTCAGTCCAGTTCCGCTCCCTCGATCTCATGCCTGCCACCGCGGATCTCGCGGCAGCTGAAATCGAACTCGTGGATGTCGAGCATCGCGAGCACGCCATGCGACGTGCGCTGGACCAAGTCCGCGACGACTACGACTTCGTCCTCATCGATTGTCCCCCGTCGCTGGGGCTGATCACGGTCAACATGCTGGCGACCGCGAACGGGGTCCTCATTCCACTCCAGTGCGAGTACTTCGCGCTCGAGGGGTTGAGCCAACTCCTCAACACCATCCAACTCGTACAGCGCGCCCTCAACGAGCTCCTTGTCGTCGACGGCGTCCTGCTCACGATGTATGACGCCCGCCTGAACCTCTCGCGCCAGGTTGCCGGCGACGCCCGAGCGTACTTTGGCCCGAAGGTCTTCGACGCCGTCATCCCTAGAAACGTTCGCCTCGCCGAAGCCCCGAGCTTCGGTAAGCCAATCATCGTCTACGATGTCGGATCCGTCGGCGCAGTCGCCTATCTCAGTGCTGCAAAAGAGGTTATACAGCGACTGGGAACGCATGTTTCCGCTGGCGCCGATGATAAGCCTCGCCAGGCTTAG
- a CDS encoding Nif3-like dinuclear metal center hexameric protein produces the protein MTSAADIAVWLDELLESRAFPDYPGALNGLQLDHRGPVRRVAAAVDFSGRTIDAVLAADANFLILHHGMFWGGAQRITGQVYERLHRLIQHDVAVYASHLPLDAHPLLGNNARLAAALGLEPTERFGAYEGVPIGVAGETSLTTAELLARADAFATKFGGRARASWMDERRQTQRWAIITGAGAGSKEIRDAQARGIDTLIVGEGPHHTTVDAADAGVVIIYAGHYATETLGVCALADVVGEQFDLPTTFLFLPTGS, from the coding sequence ATGACTTCCGCCGCCGACATCGCCGTCTGGCTCGACGAACTGCTGGAGTCGCGCGCCTTTCCCGACTACCCAGGGGCGCTCAACGGACTGCAGCTGGATCATCGCGGTCCCGTGCGACGGGTCGCGGCCGCGGTTGACTTCTCCGGACGCACGATCGACGCGGTGCTCGCCGCCGACGCCAACTTCCTCATCCTGCACCATGGGATGTTCTGGGGCGGTGCGCAGCGCATCACCGGTCAGGTATACGAGCGGCTGCACCGACTCATCCAGCACGACGTGGCGGTGTACGCCTCGCACCTCCCGCTCGACGCACATCCGCTCCTCGGCAACAATGCCCGCCTCGCCGCCGCGCTCGGGCTCGAGCCGACCGAGCGTTTTGGCGCCTACGAGGGGGTCCCGATCGGTGTCGCGGGTGAGACGTCGCTCACGACCGCCGAGCTGCTCGCGCGCGCCGACGCGTTCGCCACGAAGTTCGGCGGGCGCGCCCGTGCCTCGTGGATGGACGAGCGACGCCAGACGCAGCGCTGGGCGATCATCACGGGGGCGGGGGCGGGCTCGAAGGAGATCCGCGACGCGCAGGCGCGCGGCATCGACACGCTCATCGTCGGCGAGGGACCGCACCACACCACCGTCGATGCGGCCGACGCCGGCGTGGTGATCATCTACGCCGGTCACTACGCCACCGAGACGCTTGGCGTCTGCGCGCTCGCCGACGTGGTCGGCGAGCAGTTCGACCTGCCGACCACCTTCCTGTTCCTGCCGACCGGGTCGTGA
- a CDS encoding ABC transporter permease: MTDALTTFLEATVRTATPLALAALGEAVSERAGVINVGLEGVIIAGCFGAVVGASTGSVTAGLLAGVAAGMLAALIFALFVVWLRTDQIITGTALTLGALGLTGTLYRAVFGTAGAALSIPTMRPLAIPGFSAIPFVGPALFRQPVVTYLLYALIALVWWVLYRTHLGLAVRAVGEHPEAAEAAGIRPAHLQAGAVLVAGALGGMAGASLVLAQVGTFAEGMSAGRGFIAIAIVALGRWRPVGVALAALLFGAATALQYLFQSSGSQLPYQLFLALPYALTLVVLAAGTARVRAPAALGRRDLGMP; encoded by the coding sequence ATGACCGATGCCCTGACCACCTTCCTCGAGGCGACGGTGCGTACCGCCACCCCGCTCGCCCTCGCGGCACTGGGCGAGGCGGTCTCGGAGCGTGCCGGCGTGATCAACGTGGGGCTCGAAGGGGTGATCATCGCGGGGTGCTTCGGGGCCGTGGTCGGGGCTAGCACCGGAAGCGTCACCGCCGGGCTGCTTGCCGGAGTCGCGGCCGGCATGCTGGCGGCACTCATCTTTGCGCTCTTCGTCGTCTGGCTGCGCACCGACCAGATCATTACCGGGACCGCGCTCACGTTAGGCGCGTTGGGGCTCACGGGGACACTGTACCGCGCCGTCTTCGGCACCGCGGGCGCCGCGCTCAGCATCCCGACCATGCGCCCACTCGCCATCCCGGGGTTCAGCGCCATCCCCTTCGTGGGACCGGCGCTCTTCCGGCAGCCGGTCGTCACGTACCTCCTGTACGCGCTCATCGCCCTCGTCTGGTGGGTCCTCTATCGCACGCACCTCGGCCTCGCCGTGCGCGCCGTCGGCGAACACCCGGAAGCCGCCGAGGCCGCGGGCATCCGGCCCGCCCACCTGCAGGCGGGGGCCGTGCTGGTGGCGGGTGCGTTAGGCGGGATGGCGGGGGCGTCGCTCGTGCTGGCGCAGGTGGGAACCTTCGCCGAGGGGATGTCGGCTGGTCGCGGCTTCATTGCGATCGCGATCGTCGCGCTCGGGCGCTGGCGACCAGTGGGGGTGGCGCTGGCCGCGCTCCTCTTTGGTGCCGCGACCGCGTTGCAGTACCTCTTCCAGTCGTCCGGCAGCCAGCTCCCGTACCAGCTCTTCCTCGCCCTCCCGTATGCCCTCACCCTGGTGGTGCTCGCCGCCGGGACCGCCCGCGTCCGCGCGCCGGCGGCATTGGGACGCCGCGACCTCGGGATGCCCTGA
- a CDS encoding polymer-forming cytoskeletal protein, translating into MAIFNKTAGDRPATRLDSGSAESSMSVIGSGMRVVGDIESSGVIKVEGVVEGSVRGARQLLLGKGGTIHGDIHAMDAILGGTVVGNVVASERVEVQGTSSVEGDILTKSMVVYEGGTINGNVRMGDPAAIARHTPAAGQPAMGLVAEG; encoded by the coding sequence ATGGCCATCTTCAACAAGACCGCCGGCGATCGCCCGGCCACCCGACTTGACTCCGGCAGCGCCGAATCCTCGATGTCCGTGATCGGCAGCGGCATGCGCGTCGTCGGCGACATCGAGAGCAGCGGCGTCATCAAGGTCGAAGGCGTCGTCGAAGGGTCGGTACGCGGCGCACGGCAGCTCCTGCTCGGCAAGGGCGGCACGATCCACGGCGACATCCACGCCATGGATGCCATCCTCGGCGGCACGGTCGTCGGGAACGTCGTCGCGAGCGAACGCGTGGAAGTTCAGGGAACATCCAGCGTGGAAGGCGACATCCTTACCAAGAGCATGGTCGTGTACGAAGGCGGCACCATCAACGGCAACGTGCGCATGGGTGACCCGGCCGCGATCGCCCGCCACACCCCGGCCGCCGGACAACCCGCCATGGGACTGGTCGCCGAGGGGTAG
- a CDS encoding MFS transporter, which translates to MSPWFSATVVAQAMAAEWGVGASGGSAIWLTLGVQLGFVIGSTVSAALLLSDRWRPARLAMWSAFLAAAATAALVLPGIGGAGAVGLRIAVGVALAGVYPPGIKLAAGWTTTRRGTAIGALVGGTTLGSAVPHLLALTVSTTAWRSLVLLAAACAAIGGVLFGTLVREGPFQGRSARFDPRALGQVLRNRGARLASLGYLGHMWELYAMWSTIGLFWRAAVERYLAPGWLAPTMAFASIGAGAIGSVVAGRIADSAGRSNVTIVAMAISGACAIAIGPALGAPIIVLIVISLVWGASVVADSAQFSAAVTEFSPGDYVGTAVTVQTASGFLLTMVTIRMVPTWVAWWGWEWAYLPLAIGPILGIGAMWRLRPLERHGRVRHG; encoded by the coding sequence ATGTCGCCGTGGTTCAGCGCCACCGTGGTCGCGCAGGCGATGGCGGCCGAGTGGGGCGTGGGTGCTTCGGGAGGGAGCGCCATCTGGCTCACGCTCGGGGTCCAGCTGGGCTTCGTCATCGGCTCCACAGTCAGCGCCGCGCTGCTCTTGAGCGATCGCTGGCGGCCGGCGCGACTGGCGATGTGGAGTGCCTTTCTCGCCGCGGCGGCCACGGCCGCGCTGGTCCTCCCCGGCATCGGAGGCGCTGGCGCTGTCGGGCTCCGAATTGCCGTCGGCGTCGCGCTGGCCGGCGTGTACCCACCGGGAATCAAGCTTGCCGCCGGCTGGACCACGACACGGCGCGGGACCGCGATTGGCGCGCTGGTTGGTGGAACGACGTTGGGGTCGGCCGTTCCGCACCTGCTCGCGCTCACCGTCTCCACCACCGCGTGGCGTTCGCTCGTCCTGCTCGCCGCTGCGTGCGCCGCGATCGGAGGAGTCCTGTTTGGCACGCTCGTTCGAGAGGGCCCGTTTCAGGGACGTTCGGCGCGCTTCGACCCCCGGGCGCTCGGGCAGGTGCTGCGAAATCGCGGGGCACGCCTGGCCTCGCTCGGCTATCTCGGCCACATGTGGGAGCTGTACGCCATGTGGAGCACGATCGGCCTGTTCTGGCGAGCGGCCGTGGAGCGGTACCTCGCCCCCGGATGGCTCGCGCCCACCATGGCCTTTGCGTCGATCGGGGCAGGGGCAATCGGCTCAGTGGTGGCCGGGCGCATCGCCGATTCGGCAGGACGCAGCAACGTCACGATCGTCGCGATGGCGATCAGCGGTGCCTGCGCCATCGCGATCGGCCCGGCCCTTGGTGCCCCGATCATCGTGCTCATCGTCATCTCTCTGGTGTGGGGCGCCTCGGTCGTCGCCGATTCGGCGCAGTTCTCGGCGGCCGTCACCGAGTTTTCGCCCGGGGACTACGTCGGGACGGCGGTGACCGTGCAGACCGCGTCGGGCTTCCTGCTCACGATGGTCACGATCCGGATGGTCCCGACGTGGGTCGCCTGGTGGGGATGGGAATGGGCGTATCTCCCGCTGGCGATCGGGCCGATACTGGGCATTGGGGCCATGTGGCGCCTGCGTCCGCTGGAGCGTCACGGGCGAGTGCGACACGGCTGA
- a CDS encoding metallophosphoesterase family protein has product MLVALVLFAAIALGALVWHVIAFAPGDLRLTLHDVAIPDLPPAFEGYRLAILTDFHHGPQQPLERAERAVAFANSQAPDLVVLLGDYGTSEGMMPGLSRRYYQRTYAELGPALQKLRARDGVVAVIGNHDHYASADETASWLGALGVRVLRGERLELAVDGQVLHVVGIPDLWEGEVSTASVAALVDHQTPTIILSHHPDAVQHCAHPGVHLVLSGHTHGGQVVLPWIGALVTRSEVCTRQHPAGWVPNPHARLFVSRGIGTQIPLRFGAPPEVVVLTLRAARD; this is encoded by the coding sequence ATGCTGGTCGCGCTCGTCCTGTTCGCCGCGATCGCGCTCGGCGCGCTCGTCTGGCACGTAATCGCCTTCGCCCCGGGTGACCTGCGGCTGACCTTGCACGACGTCGCCATCCCGGACCTCCCGCCGGCGTTCGAGGGCTATCGCCTCGCCATCCTCACCGACTTTCATCACGGCCCGCAACAACCCCTCGAGCGAGCGGAGCGCGCCGTGGCCTTTGCCAACTCGCAGGCGCCGGACCTCGTGGTCCTGCTGGGCGACTATGGGACATCCGAGGGGATGATGCCCGGGCTGTCGCGACGGTACTACCAGCGCACCTACGCCGAACTCGGCCCGGCCCTACAGAAGTTGCGCGCCCGTGACGGCGTGGTCGCCGTGATCGGCAACCACGATCACTACGCCAGCGCCGACGAGACGGCCAGTTGGCTGGGAGCGTTAGGCGTGCGCGTCCTGCGCGGCGAGCGCCTCGAGCTCGCCGTCGATGGCCAGGTGCTCCATGTCGTCGGCATCCCGGACCTGTGGGAAGGCGAGGTGAGCACCGCATCGGTCGCGGCGCTCGTCGACCACCAGACGCCAACCATCATCCTCTCGCACCACCCCGACGCCGTGCAGCACTGCGCCCACCCGGGCGTGCACCTCGTACTCTCCGGGCACACGCACGGCGGTCAGGTGGTCCTGCCGTGGATCGGGGCACTCGTGACCCGCTCGGAGGTCTGCACACGCCAGCACCCCGCCGGGTGGGTCCCCAATCCCCATGCCCGACTATTCGTGTCGCGCGGCATCGGCACGCAGATCCCGCTGCGGTTTGGCGCCCCACCAGAGGTCGTGGTGCTTACACTGCGCGCGGCGCGCGACTAG
- a CDS encoding ABC transporter permease, which produces MSAPAPGRLPAFAGSLSVAVLLALGIVALLAAVLAASGFDVSSALTALVRGAAGSSYAVFSATLVRATPLILTGLAVALAFQGGILNIGAEGQLLAGAAVASAVALGWGDSLGAGALVLALVAAAAAGAGWAAVPAWLKRRFGVLEVISTIMMNFVALYGVGYLVRGPLQEPTRIYPQSSSLPAATHLPMLIPGTRLHVGFAVAVIAALIAWHAVRNTSAGFRLRVVGANPHAAASAGGVDVAAVSLRAFLVSGALAGLAGGVEVAGVTYALYENISPGYGYTAIAVALLAGLHPGLVLLSGVLLGALEAGAAAMQRDAGVPLVLVSVVEAMIILAIVGARAVLARRVRGAVEVGT; this is translated from the coding sequence ATGAGCGCTCCGGCGCCCGGGCGCCTGCCGGCGTTCGCCGGTTCCCTCTCGGTCGCGGTCCTCCTCGCCCTCGGCATCGTCGCCCTGCTGGCGGCGGTGCTTGCCGCGAGCGGCTTCGACGTCTCCTCCGCGTTGACCGCCCTCGTCCGCGGCGCGGCCGGGAGTTCGTACGCCGTCTTCTCGGCCACGCTGGTGCGAGCAACGCCGTTGATCCTCACGGGACTGGCGGTGGCGTTGGCCTTCCAGGGGGGGATCCTCAACATCGGCGCCGAGGGACAACTGCTGGCGGGGGCGGCGGTCGCGTCGGCGGTGGCGCTGGGATGGGGAGATTCGTTAGGCGCCGGCGCCCTGGTCCTCGCCCTGGTCGCCGCGGCGGCGGCGGGTGCGGGCTGGGCTGCCGTCCCGGCCTGGCTCAAGCGCCGCTTCGGCGTGCTGGAGGTCATCAGCACGATCATGATGAACTTCGTGGCGCTGTACGGCGTGGGCTACCTCGTGCGTGGCCCGCTGCAGGAGCCGACGCGCATCTATCCGCAGTCGTCGTCGCTCCCGGCCGCCACGCACCTCCCGATGCTCATCCCGGGGACGCGCCTGCATGTCGGCTTCGCCGTAGCCGTGATCGCGGCGCTCATCGCCTGGCACGCGGTGCGCAACACCTCGGCCGGCTTCCGGCTGCGTGTCGTTGGGGCCAACCCGCACGCGGCCGCCAGCGCCGGAGGGGTCGATGTGGCCGCCGTCAGCCTCCGGGCCTTCCTCGTGAGCGGGGCCCTCGCCGGCCTCGCCGGCGGGGTGGAAGTGGCGGGGGTGACCTACGCACTGTACGAGAATATCTCGCCGGGCTACGGCTATACGGCGATCGCAGTAGCCCTGCTCGCCGGACTGCATCCCGGGCTGGTGCTGCTGAGCGGAGTACTGCTGGGCGCCCTGGAGGCCGGGGCAGCCGCCATGCAGCGTGACGCCGGAGTCCCGCTCGTCCTCGTGAGTGTGGTCGAAGCGATGATCATCCTCGCGATCGTCGGCGCGCGAGCGGTCCTCGCGCGGCGCGTGCGCGGCGCCGTGGAGGTGGGGACATGA
- a CDS encoding ATP-binding cassette domain-containing protein, whose product MTLALEIDQLHKSFGAIEALAGASLQVREGTVHALLGENGAGKTTLMRIAYGMQRPDAGSLRVFGAPAHFRSSADAIARGVGMVHQHFTLVPAMTVAENVALGMRGRYDAATAADRVRRLGERTGLVLDPSARVETLPVGAQQRLEIVKALARDARLLILDEPTAVLAPEEADELMRWVRRFRDEGRAVVLITHKLREALAVADDVTVLRRGRTVRSGAARTLDEPTLVAALLGEDAGAGATAAATRAAAPRQGVAEHTAPQDFGAETVIASLRTVSVADSRGGVALRDASLDVHSGEIVGIAAVEGSGQHELLRLLAGRLAPTSGHLTLPANIAFIPEDRHRDAMVLDMSLVENVALRGLGARRGRMPWSALRAATAKVIERFDVRGPGAGAAGRALSGGNQQKLVLGRELADRPAMVVAENPTRGLDIRATAAVLEQLRAAADDGSGVVLYSSDLDEVLGLADRMFVVHAGQLLAVVPPTRETVGRAMLGAE is encoded by the coding sequence GTGACCCTGGCCCTCGAGATCGACCAGCTCCACAAGTCGTTCGGCGCGATCGAGGCACTCGCCGGCGCATCGCTGCAGGTGCGCGAGGGAACGGTGCACGCCTTGCTCGGGGAAAACGGGGCAGGGAAGACGACGCTCATGCGCATCGCCTACGGCATGCAGCGCCCCGATGCAGGGTCGCTGCGCGTCTTTGGAGCGCCGGCGCACTTTCGCTCCAGCGCCGATGCGATCGCGCGCGGCGTGGGGATGGTCCACCAGCACTTCACGCTCGTCCCGGCGATGACCGTCGCCGAGAACGTGGCGTTAGGCATGCGCGGCCGGTACGACGCGGCCACGGCGGCCGATCGCGTGCGCCGCCTCGGCGAGCGCACCGGGCTCGTGCTCGACCCGTCCGCCCGTGTCGAGACGCTCCCGGTGGGCGCGCAACAGCGGCTCGAGATCGTCAAGGCGCTCGCCCGCGATGCGCGGCTGCTCATCCTCGACGAACCCACCGCCGTGCTCGCCCCCGAGGAAGCCGATGAGCTCATGCGCTGGGTACGCCGCTTTCGCGACGAAGGGCGAGCCGTAGTCCTCATCACGCACAAACTGCGCGAAGCGCTCGCGGTGGCCGACGACGTGACCGTCCTGCGACGGGGGCGCACCGTGCGCTCCGGTGCCGCGCGCACGCTCGATGAACCAACGCTCGTCGCGGCCCTCCTTGGGGAGGACGCCGGCGCCGGCGCCACCGCCGCGGCAACACGTGCGGCGGCTCCGCGCCAGGGAGTGGCCGAGCACACGGCCCCGCAGGACTTCGGCGCGGAGACGGTCATCGCATCGCTGCGCACCGTCAGCGTCGCCGATTCGCGCGGAGGCGTCGCGTTGCGCGACGCCTCGCTCGACGTCCACTCGGGAGAGATCGTCGGCATTGCCGCGGTGGAAGGGTCGGGACAGCACGAACTCCTGCGACTCCTTGCCGGGCGGCTCGCTCCCACGAGCGGCCACCTGACGCTCCCGGCGAACATCGCCTTCATTCCCGAGGATCGTCACCGCGATGCGATGGTCCTCGACATGTCGCTCGTCGAAAACGTCGCGCTGCGAGGGCTTGGCGCGCGGCGGGGGCGCATGCCGTGGTCCGCTCTGCGCGCCGCCACCGCCAAGGTGATCGAGCGCTTCGACGTACGGGGGCCAGGCGCCGGCGCCGCCGGGCGCGCACTCTCGGGCGGTAACCAGCAGAAGCTGGTGCTCGGGCGCGAGCTGGCCGATCGCCCGGCGATGGTCGTGGCCGAGAACCCGACGCGTGGCCTCGATATCCGCGCCACGGCCGCCGTGCTCGAACAGCTACGCGCGGCGGCCGACGACGGAAGCGGCGTCGTACTCTACTCGAGCGACCTGGATGAGGTTCTCGGGCTCGCCGATCGCATGTTCGTCGTGCACGCAGGGCAACTGCTCGCTGTGGTGCCGCCGACACGAGAGACCGTGGGCCGCGCGATGCTCGGCGCCGAGTAG
- a CDS encoding BMP family protein: protein MRVALLTPGPISDQSWNGSAYAGLMRIRDSLGAAVSHIQTKTPAEFEENFRLYGAQGYTIVFGHGFEFQDAAGRVAPEFPKTIFVTTSGNTSGPNLAGIRFAFEEPSYMAGMIAGAMTKTNVIGAIGGTELPPVKDSFKAFADGAKAVNPNVQVLVSYIGSWEDASAGKEQALAQIARKADVLFQNADAAGLGVFQAARESGKTYVFGSNSNQNAVAPEVVVGSVVVDVPHAFLSVARDIAAGTFVPRVVPMGSNADAVRLELNEALKSAIPPAVLVAVDSVKAGIAAGRIKIEPGRPFPPTP from the coding sequence ATGCGCGTCGCCCTCCTGACCCCCGGGCCGATCTCCGATCAGTCCTGGAACGGGAGCGCCTACGCCGGACTGATGCGCATCCGCGATTCGCTCGGCGCCGCTGTCAGCCACATTCAGACCAAGACGCCAGCCGAGTTCGAGGAGAACTTCAGGCTCTACGGCGCCCAGGGCTACACCATCGTCTTTGGCCACGGCTTCGAGTTCCAGGACGCGGCAGGGCGTGTGGCCCCGGAGTTCCCCAAGACCATCTTCGTGACGACGTCGGGGAACACCAGCGGCCCAAACCTGGCTGGCATTCGGTTCGCCTTTGAGGAGCCTTCCTATATGGCCGGGATGATCGCCGGCGCGATGACGAAGACGAACGTCATCGGCGCCATCGGCGGCACCGAGCTCCCACCGGTGAAGGACTCCTTCAAGGCCTTCGCCGACGGCGCCAAAGCCGTGAACCCGAATGTGCAGGTCCTCGTCTCGTACATCGGCTCATGGGAAGACGCGAGCGCAGGAAAGGAGCAGGCGCTCGCGCAGATCGCACGCAAGGCGGATGTCCTGTTCCAGAACGCCGATGCGGCGGGGCTCGGCGTCTTTCAGGCGGCGCGTGAATCGGGAAAGACGTACGTGTTCGGGTCCAACTCCAACCAGAACGCCGTCGCCCCTGAGGTCGTCGTGGGGAGCGTGGTGGTCGACGTTCCGCATGCCTTCCTTTCCGTCGCGCGCGACATTGCGGCCGGCACCTTCGTGCCGCGCGTTGTACCGATGGGGTCGAATGCCGATGCCGTGCGTCTCGAGCTCAACGAGGCCCTGAAGTCGGCGATCCCGCCTGCGGTGCTCGTCGCCGTCGACTCGGTCAAGGCCGGGATCGCCGCGGGGAGGATCAAGATCGAACCGGGGCGCCCTTTCCCGCCCACCCCCTAA
- a CDS encoding ParB/RepB/Spo0J family partition protein, with amino-acid sequence MTEKPRRLGRGLEALIAAAGAPQVPVAASETAPAAPTPYRTIPIADIRPNPFQPRREFKPEELTDLENSIRASGLLQPVTVRERAEGGFELVAGERRFRAATRLGWGEIPAIVKTLDDREMLTLALIENLQRADLNPLDEALGFQRLIEEFALTQQQVAEAVGKDRSTVANLLRVLQLPEGIKRLLREGVISLGHARALLAMPNERLMLETARQVVERGLSVREAERIAQEARPADAARPKTGRPAADRPRDAQSAELRRLTELLRRHLQTDVRITVEGESKGDISVRFYSADDLHRLLETILGRSLDDA; translated from the coding sequence ATGACCGAAAAACCGCGTCGCCTTGGACGAGGGCTCGAAGCCCTGATCGCCGCCGCGGGCGCCCCGCAGGTCCCGGTCGCCGCCTCCGAGACTGCCCCTGCAGCGCCCACGCCCTATCGCACCATCCCGATCGCCGACATTCGCCCCAACCCGTTCCAGCCCCGCCGCGAGTTCAAGCCCGAGGAACTCACCGACCTCGAAAACTCCATCCGCGCCAGCGGATTGCTCCAGCCGGTCACCGTGCGCGAACGCGCCGAGGGGGGCTTTGAACTCGTCGCCGGCGAGCGGCGCTTTCGCGCCGCCACCCGCCTGGGCTGGGGCGAGATCCCGGCCATCGTGAAGACACTCGACGACCGCGAGATGCTCACGCTCGCCCTCATCGAGAATCTCCAGCGCGCCGACCTCAACCCGCTCGACGAGGCCCTCGGCTTCCAGCGCCTCATCGAGGAGTTCGCCCTCACGCAGCAGCAAGTCGCCGAGGCCGTCGGCAAGGATCGCTCGACCGTCGCCAACCTGCTGCGCGTGTTGCAGCTGCCGGAGGGCATCAAGCGCCTCCTGCGCGAAGGGGTGATCTCGTTAGGCCATGCCCGCGCGCTGCTCGCCATGCCCAACGAGCGCCTCATGCTCGAGACGGCCCGGCAGGTGGTGGAGCGCGGACTCTCCGTGCGCGAAGCCGAGCGCATTGCCCAAGAGGCACGCCCGGCCGATGCAGCGCGCCCCAAGACCGGGCGCCCCGCCGCCGACCGCCCGCGCGACGCGCAGTCGGCCGAGTTGCGTCGCCTCACCGAACTCCTGCGACGGCACCTCCAAACCGACGTGCGCATCACCGTCGAAGGCGAGTCGAAGGGCGACATCTCCGTTCGCTTCTACTCGGCCGACGACCTCCATCGCCTGCTCGAGACGATCCTCGGGCGCTCGCTCGACGACGCCTAA
- a CDS encoding SIMPL domain-containing protein (The SIMPL domain is named for its presence in mouse protein SIMPL (signalling molecule that associates with mouse pelle-like kinase). Bacterial member BP26, from Brucella, was shown to assemble into a channel-like structure, while YggE from E. coli has been associated with resistance to oxidative stress.) — translation MTPLSSTAQSSPQAPPQIIASGVGEATIIPDRGMIYLSVETRAPTAAGAGAENARIQTAVIAALRAKGVLAEHMTTSGYSVGPDERYDNGQRQVVGYIARNSVVVDVQKIGQVGTYIDVALGAGANAVGGLRYYSTKYEAIRRTALESAVSRAKADAEVMARAAGGSLGTPIEISANDAGGPRPMFDSNVRMAAMAVAEGAETPVAVGEQKVTVSVTTRWTFVPAR, via the coding sequence ATGACTCCGTTGAGCAGCACCGCACAGTCGTCACCACAGGCTCCTCCCCAGATCATCGCGTCTGGCGTTGGCGAGGCGACCATCATTCCCGATCGAGGGATGATCTACCTCTCGGTCGAGACGCGTGCGCCCACGGCTGCCGGCGCGGGGGCCGAGAACGCGCGCATTCAAACGGCCGTGATTGCGGCGCTCCGGGCAAAGGGGGTCCTGGCTGAGCACATGACGACGTCGGGCTACTCGGTAGGCCCTGACGAGCGTTACGACAACGGCCAGCGACAGGTGGTGGGATACATCGCCCGCAACTCCGTTGTCGTGGACGTGCAGAAGATCGGTCAGGTCGGGACGTACATCGATGTCGCACTGGGCGCCGGCGCGAACGCCGTTGGGGGGCTCCGCTACTATTCGACGAAGTACGAAGCCATTCGGCGCACGGCGCTGGAAAGTGCGGTGTCGCGAGCCAAGGCAGATGCGGAAGTGATGGCCCGTGCCGCGGGAGGGTCACTCGGCACGCCAATCGAGATCTCGGCGAATGATGCTGGAGGCCCCCGTCCGATGTTCGATTCGAACGTGCGAATGGCGGCCATGGCGGTAGCCGAAGGGGCGGAGACGCCGGTTGCGGTGGGAGAGCAGAAGGTGACGGTAAGTGTGACCACGCGCTGGACCTTCGTACCGGCGCGCTAG